In Nicotiana tabacum cultivar K326 chromosome 10, ASM71507v2, whole genome shotgun sequence, the DNA window CGTTGCACCAACACTGCACTCTCACCTCGCTCTCACTCTTCCAACCTTTCTTAACTACGCCTGCAGCTAACCCCAAAAGAACGAGCAACAGCTGAATCACAAAATGAATTTCTGTTTTGATTTTTCGTTCATGGAGATTGATTGAGAGGCCATTGAGTTCGGAGCTTCGGATGTTGTCGACGTCCGTGCGTGCTTCGGTTCGCGTTTTCTGTTCGTAATTTGATCGTTGTGTCGAATTCTGGTCATAACTGCTGCTTTGCTTTGTCCTCGTATTACCGCtgcagtttttttttaaaaaaattaaggtTCAAGTTGAGGTGCATATCTACAACCTCTGTCTCTATTTCGATTTTTTCATATGAGTTGAGCCTTTGGTTTCTGTGCTTGATCTTGTTTGTTAAATTACTCTTGTGAATACTCTCTCCATGAATGATTTGAATTTGCAGAATGAATGACTTTGGTTGATCTGTTTCATTAACTTTTTGTTCTTAGATTAAGAAATAGTTCCATCACTTGCTCCATGTTAGAACTCTTTTAATTTTACCAGTACCTTTTCTGCTCATTTTCGTTTAAAACTCGAGACAAGATTTCAAAGATCTCCTCGTTCCTAAGGTTCTATTTGCTGCTAGCTTCAGATAAGCATAAAAAGGCTTTTTAAAATTGTTTGAAGTTAAAGAGGGGATTTAAAACTAGTAggcatttgtttttgtttttgagtGAAATTCATGTGCATAGAAGTTAAATTAGGTGAGAGTTGCCTTGGATGATGAAATGTTTGGGGcattaaaaatgaaaacaaatgaaaatttgGATCTTAAATCTTTATTGCTTTTGTTCATAGCTTTATTGTTCGTTTACATCGTTACGAGCATGCTTAGGCCATAAACACTCGCGTAGGCAAGCGTTAGTATTTTGTTAGTTTCGAAGCGAGAGGTCGTTCCTTTAGTTtattatccggggaatgccccacAAAATTTGTATATATTATTATCCGGGGTATGCCCCGAAGTGAATGTAAACAAAGGCCGTGATGAACCTCGTGGAAGAAGTATGGTATATATTGGTATTTAggactttatttttcttttgtattttcttttattaggtggggatgacctcgagcctctttcgtgtttgttttccctttttctgTGTTTATTATCtcaattgaatattttaaaagccaactagatcgagTACGCAATCGTGACTttcacgggacttggggagtgtctaacaccttctccccaaatcaaatgaacccccttacccaaatctctggtCCAGACTTAGtttggagtccaaagtgttttaaaaggaaaattatttttttaaaaaaaatagtgacctgacacaccgaaataaatgtcaggtggcgactctgagttatttccttttgaacataattttgtcactttttaattaaaaacccttTGGAGTTTTGCaaaatccttttatttttttaagaggTTAAGTGAAGTTGGTAAAAAGGGATGTGACAATATGTATCAAGATTTTGTTAAGAGAGGAAGTTTTGAATGAAATTtcagagaggaagaagaacacaccacataTAAAATATGTACAAATCATATACAAAAAAACAGACAaaagatatattgtataaaatttggatgaaaattatatttaagttgtataatgttgaagttgtatttaactgggtaaaaatgatgtatgaaagttgtagatgagttataaataagttgtatattatatagttagttgtatgaaatttatttttagtatgtatATTATTGTAGATATATCAAATTTTGTATTAAATTTgtatgaaattaatttttaattagtATGTTACGTTCTTGTACCACATTATTCTTTTCTTAAAATAGGTAATTATGGCAAAGAGAAAGAAGAGTTGCACTAATTATGGCTTAAAATAGGTAACACACAACTGGAAGGAGTCTTACTTAGATGGAAGGACAATTTGGACTTCATTCCCTTCAATTACGGTGTTTTTCAAGCAAAGAATCctctaatttaaggcactaaaattaattgtatataaattgtaagaAAAACTTGTTTAGGGTGGGAAATATACaagattttgataattttggtaaatAAATTCACATATTGTATAGGAAGggaaaaaaattctttttcaatCATATCGAATCATCATCGCCTCACAGAATTGTTTGTGAAGTCAATAATACTGTTTTTTTACACTATTAGATAACTAAAAAATATtgatatataaaatttataaaaaataaaatctgtGATCTTGAAATATGGACAAAAACCTATTTAATAGCAGTAAAATTGACCTGTAAAGTTTATTTACAACGTCAGATATTAATTAAACTTTCTCGTATCCCATTAGGAGGACAAGAGATCGGGTAAAAAGATCATGTGAATATTTCATTCGCAAAGTGGGTTAGAAATCAATGAAAATCCAAGTTTTGATTAAATCAAGGAATCTTTACATGAATAGCTAGTCGAATTCACCGTTTATATTTTATAACTGGCATACATAGCTTTTAGTTTAAACTGTTGAGTGAATAGCTATTTAAGTTATGTCTCAAATAAGTCCCAACTTACCAACTtctagccattaatcatagacttatcaaaattagtcaaacatatataaaaattgaaacccaaataaataaggatTATTTCTCTCTAAGAATCATACGCAAAGATCACCCTCCATATTTTAAGCGCGAtcagcaacattagatgcaagacggaaagaaaatttcatggatAAGGTAGCAAAGAAGGTaatgaaatataaaatatatatatttacaagattccaaaaatctaagcaaaaagtAATATTTTTCAATTGGTATATTGAAATTCACTTAAAATATGtggatgagtcaatatacaaaatttgagaaaaattggaGGTGATTAAGACTGATTTGGTTTCAAatttcgtagttaaaatcgagttcaatttttttttttgcgacacatgtatctcacacacaaggtatacatgtgatacacatttgatacaaatatgatacatatttgatacacaaatgatacgtAGTGTGATACATTTATCAtcttttttcatgttcatcttttactttgaattttcaattcagaccacctcaaaactctactaaatcatcccaaaactgaaatttaaacttgTTAAGATGTATTCAATCTATTTCAATAATACCactcaaaagaaagtaaaaatttgatatattttttttactgCAAATATATAATTGGTTAATATTGGTTATATATGAAATGACTAATTTTTGTAACATAACTTATCATTTTCCTCCTTTTTAAACCCCTTAAACAACCCAAAGACACGTTGTATGCAACCGTGCTTCTCGTGGCTGAAGCACATCCAGTTTTAGTGCTTCCAAGGCCTTCCAAGGCTGGGGAAGTGCACAGTTAGCCACTAATAAGGcatatatttacttttaagccactgtttaaaatgtctttagtctttagccactgttTTAATAACTTTACTCGCCCGGATAAAAATACCTTTCTGCTCATAAAGTTCAGGACaaagtgtccttaacttatgagcttgttactgtaagttcaggactagctgtccttaatttatgagcttgtaagtctaagtttaggactacttgtccttaacttttgaacttgtaactctaaattcaggactacatgtccttaacttttgaacttgggaCTCAAAGTTCAGGACTATccgtccttaatttctgtgcttgtaactctaagttaaggactaccagtccttaatttctgtgcttgtaactctaagttaaggaccaaatgtccttaatttttgaacttccaactctaaggtcaggaccaagtgtccttaacttatgagcttgttattgtaagttcaggactagctgtccttaatttatgagccGGTAAGTTTAAGTTAAGGGCTACTTGTCCTTAGtttttgagcttgtaactctaagtttaggactacccGTCCTTAATTTTTTGTGCTTGTAACTTTAAGTTAATGACcacatgtccttaatttttgtacatgcaactctaagttaaggaccaaatcCTTTCAACAACACATGCATCAACGAGAATCAGAACTCTACCTACAGAGAATGGGTAAATTCTCGTTCAAATGCTTCCTCCTTTCCTCAACAAGCAACTCAAAGAACTTATATCCATCTTCTAACACATTCTCAAGAACTTCAACAGGAATACCATGATTAAAGATGTGACCGTTTCTCTGCTGCATCACATATTGATTCTGcaaattttgggtcatcacaatttgaGAGATCAATAATGGGTATCGAACTTGAGAGAGAGAAGCGAGGGTTTGGGAAGAGAAGCAatggaagaaagggtaaaaatatcttttcatattaattttaatagagtagtggctatttttgctcaatATTAGAATTgctggataaaaaataaataccaccTTAAATAGTGGCTACCCGACGTCATTTCTACTGCAAGGCTCCAACCATAAGACATTAGCCCATCCTTGATGAGCTGAAGGCACAATCCATTGATTGGGATAGTTAAGCCTAAGATACATTGCATACAACTTTCCTTACATTAGTCCATCTCTTGTGGGCCGAATTGTGTCGAttgcccaaaaagtaaaaaaattaaagCTAAAGCATCATCCATGCCGCATTTTCCAACCATCTTAACTTCCTTTAATTTGAAAGCTTAGCCGACCTCAATTTGTAGTACCAAATTACCAATAAGTTTTAATAGCAACTCAGCTATGCAATTCCTGTGGCATATTATCAGACAATGAATTTCGCAGATTTTTGTATTGGTCTTTCTCCATTTCTATTACTATTTGTTACAATATAGCCTTTTAGGAGCGTTAATACAATATGTATTTGGATTGAACGAAAATAAGGGATATGACAAGGAAGAGTGGAAGGTTCTTCAGGACATGCTAAAGAGTTTGAATGAtttcttgaaaagaaaaaaaagggttaggagagaaaaaggaaaataatataatgaaaaaTCGCTTAGGTTACCCAAAGGTATGGCCTAATGAAGTGAGAGCAGAATTATGAGGTCTCATGTTCTCATTTCAGcggaagcaaaaaaaaaaaactaggtgattttttttaaaactaagtTTTAATGAATAGAATTATTCGATACCTGTTGGTCGTATGTCTGCTTAAGCTTTCATAGATAGAGTTATCTGTACTGGTGAGAGTTAGTATATATTATACGTGAAATAATTGAAGTGCGCACAAGCTGATTGGGACACCTTCATCAAATGACAGCGTCTCAACCTACCCGTTGAAATTGAAGGAGTTTTACTACTGAACCAATCCCTTTAAATTCCTTTTGCAGTAGTGTTATAATCGTGGAAGAAAAATCCTTTCTTCCACGAATTTGCCTAGTCCTAATCCATCTACAGGCATCAGAAAACCTACATTAAGTCCAAATTAGTTCTTAATCATATCACTTGTCTTCACATGGAAATGTAGGCACTAATGACAGCATCCCTACCCATCACACCTATAATTGCAGAAGATGTCATATGGTCACAatctgaaaataataaaattcccAAAGCAATTATTGAGCTGATGCCAGATTGATACATACATCTTAATCATAATTTGTTATGTCTAAACAACGTATTAACATCAATATCATTCCATGTGATTCATGTTTAGTACGTCACGCAAGTGGCTAGACTATATTATTTGGGATATTATTATGATCTTTAAACCAATCTTCCTTGAGTCATTTGCATAATAATACGACTTCTCTCAACCCCTTATAAAATATGTTGGCTATTGTTTAAATACCAACCATAGTAAGCTTGAAATTAGGAGTGACAATTTAAGGCCAAACTCATTTAATTCGTTCAAGCTTGGGCCGTTCATTAACCCACCCATTATTAAACCTAGTCCATCTCAGgtcaactttaaaataatttttttgttgaatatatatatatatatatatatatccataacaaaagaaaaaagtctTATTTGATAATCAAACAATGCATAAGAAAACATTACACATTAACTAATGTTTGATAAGAGTTGGGCGGGTTGGGCTATGACAAGAGGCAGACACACGTTCGTCGgcaaattttattaaatatatgcACTAATATTGTGAGAAAATTGATAAGTAGGATAAAATGACACCATTAAGATAGAGTGTCTCCTAGTGTATTGGTTATGTGCTTGATTTTGCTCTTAGAGGTCGGAGGAAGATCAAACAAAACTAATGGACCAAAGTTATTTCTTGTCCAGAAGTATGATAGCTAAAGTTATTTATTCTCATTCTCCTATAAATTTTGACACCGCTTACAAAAATTCTTGTATATGCCCCTCGATATGACGGtatgacccaaattttagccATTTTAACCCAGCTCATCTCAGAACTTTTGAGTTGGTCGATTATTAACTCAGACCATTTTAACCttctcaaaatcaacccaacccACTCATTTGACGCTCATGCTTGGAATGATGCAAAACTTTATCCTTTAGaataataatgacaataataATTCAACTTTATTATATAATCATAGAAAGAGTAGAGCCTGATAAATAGAATGGAGAAACAAAAGGGAGTTTATTTACAAGATTTGTGGATCATTACCATCACTAGTTGAAAGGAAGCACTAATAGACTAATTAAGTTGATAATGACAACAAAACATCTACATCATTTAATCAATTTGACAAGAAATTTTGGatcataattattatttttttctcccAACAGCAGCAGTACTAAGGCATTGATACATTATGTTAAGCTGTGACAGATGTCTCAACAGCAACACCTGAGTAGTTAACTTCAGCCACCCTGTCAACTTCCCAAAGTTGTGGTAATGCTTCCCTTATGTTGTGGATGCTTTCTAATGCATAATCTGCTCCTACAACTCTTTGGGAATTGCCAACCTGAAAATAACAGCAACAACACTACAACATTAGCAACACAACAAAACAAGAGGTAACGGGTTCGAGCCCTAGGTTCAGCCACTGATGCTTGCATTAGATTAGGCAGCTCGAGCCCTAGGTTCAGCCACTGATGCTTGCATTAGATTAGGCAGCCTACATCACACCTCTTAGTGTACGGTCCCTCCCCTGTGAGAACATGAGATGCTTTGTGCACTGGACTGCTTTTAGTGCACAAGATTGCTCCAGTAAATACTATTCCCTCTGTTTCATTTGTTATGATAGTGTTTGACATGCACAtactttttgaaagaaaatttcgCCCACGTACCGTAAAATAATCTCTAGAATGACTTGTCGTCTTAAACATGCCATGATAATTTTATGGTTATAAGAGCATGTTATTAATGGTTAAATGCAAAATTGAAGTTAAAGAATTTCCGAATATATAATGGTGCCATTATTTTTCAGACCGAAAAGAAAAGAGTATCATagaaaataaaacataaggaaTACAACTTACCAGTACTGTATCAAGACCAACACGCTTGCCAGCTTGAATGTTACGGACACTATCTTCAAAGAAAAGCTGAAAAAATGGAAACATTCCAAATCAGTACATTGAAATAACAATAATCTTTTAAATAGGATTCAAGAAATTGAACAATTAATCTTACAGTTCTGTGTGGATTAATGTTGGCAATCTTTAAAGCGCGTTCAATGGCGATTTCTGAAGGTTTACAGACAATTGGTGTTTTTGGCAATACTGATCCAGGTTTAGGTTGAGCAAAATGACCAATAATGTCAAAGATCTCAGTGCCATTATTTGCAGCAGTGTTTGAAGATGTGGCTGATCCCAAAAACTCAATGTCGTCTTCGTCATCTGATGGAGTGCTCTTGTGAATTGGATTCAGAGTCTCAAAACATAAAATACCTTCAAAACAATCTTCTAATCCTAGCCTATTCAAAGCTTTCAGAGCATGGACCTTATCAGCATTTGTGAAGATCTGTAATAGGAAAAAAGAAAACATTCAAAAAAGGCTCTTTGGTCACGAAATAAGGATCTTTGCATAAATAGCGGTCATATTCACTGTTTaattttctagccatatacatagattatacacagACGGGGAGCTTTGGCGTAACTAGTAAAGTTAATGCCACGTAACCAGGAGATTACGGGTTCGAGcggtggaaacagcctcttgcagaaatgtagggtaagactgcatacaatagacccttgtcgTCAAGCCCTTCCTCGAACCATGCGCATAACCGGAGCTTAGTGCTCcgggtatacatagattatacacatataatatgcaaattatgcatatatatcCACCGGCTATTTTTGGTTTAAACAGTTGGCCGGACggatttaggttaattcttctaaaTATTAAACAAAAATGTTCATGAATTGTGAAAATGGACTTACAACTTTGCGGATTGGTAAGCTTAGCAAAAGACTTCTCAGAACAGGGTCAGACCTTAAATTTTCATAGGGTAACCTCCCGTGGACAAAACTGCAAAACAAATTGGAAAATGAAGATCAGTAAACTAAAAAAATGAGAGTTTAAAATCttttttggtttcccacccgGTGTTCAGTACCcgcattggagcccgactatattcGGATTCGCGCCGGGTAGGGCCCCATTCGGGGTAGTGCAGCCTACCAAAGATTTTTCTATACACAGGGCTCGAACCCGAAACCTCTGATTAACGGAGGAGCAATCTCATCCACTGCACCACATACTTTGGTGGTTGGTATGATAGTTTAAAATCAATAGAGGTGTAATTACTCACCTATGGTACTCATCATAATCGAAATCGTAGCCAATTGCCTGCCAAAAACAAATGATTCATCTCATTAAGTTAAAGTAGAACTTTCTTTTCTTGATCAAATTTTTATGTAAATACAGGGTAAAAAAAAAGGATTTACCCTAAGGCCAGCCATTGTAGTCCCATAATTCTTGTACAGTAAATTACCCAGCTCAGCAATTTTGCTTTGTTCTATACCAAGCTTTTCAACCATATAATCTGTAAAAAAACACAATGAATTCTAAATTAGACAtcatttaaccatttttaaaaagATATTTAGCCTAAAAAAATTTGAAGAACAGATCAAGTATACCTTCAATATTCTTACGAACACTTGATGCTAAACCAGTGCTCAGAGGATACAAAGTATCATCTAAATCTGTAAATTCCAAATGTTATATAATCAAACTTGctcaaaatttgaattaaaaaaatggGATTTGACAGCTAAATTTGTCAAAAAAGATAACTTACCAAAAAGAAGACAGTCGTACTTTGGTCTCTGAACATGTCCATATTCCATTTTGGCCTAAGAAAACTTGAGTAAAGAAGTGAAATAGGTAAGAAGAGTGGACAAAGATAATCTAAATCCAGCCAAACCAATTTGAAAATTCAATCTAAGTCTCAATCTACATTTCTTCATTATGGCTTCAACAATTATTGAGTTCCAATCAAAAACCTTGAGTCAGCATATATAATTATTACAAGcataaaaaaagggaaataatAATACAATTTTTAATGTATGATAAAAACAAATTATGTCAAGCCAAAAGAAAGTGGACCCTTGACCTGAGGCTTGTTTCCTTCAGAAAGCCTcggaattcaaaaaaaaaaaaaaaaactccaaaaTAGAAAAATTCAAATTTATTCAAATGCAGAAACAATACTGAAACAAAAGCTAATGCACTTCATAACTAACATTATTTTAATTATACAATATATATTAACATCAAATACATATGTTTATAATGAGAACTACACATATAAACATCAACGAAAGGgaaaacaaat includes these proteins:
- the LOC107770959 gene encoding suppressor of disruption of TFIIS, giving the protein MEYGHVQRPKYDCLLFDLDDTLYPLSTGLASSVRKNIEDYMVEKLGIEQSKIAELGNLLYKNYGTTMAGLRAIGYDFDYDEYHSFVHGRLPYENLRSDPVLRSLLLSLPIRKVIFTNADKVHALKALNRLGLEDCFEGILCFETLNPIHKSTPSDDEDDIEFLGSATSSNTAANNGTEIFDIIGHFAQPKPGSVLPKTPIVCKPSEIAIERALKIANINPHRTLFFEDSVRNIQAGKRVGLDTVLVGNSQRVVGADYALESIHNIREALPQLWEVDRVAEVNYSGVAVETSVTA